One Chryseobacterium indoltheticum DNA segment encodes these proteins:
- a CDS encoding uroporphyrinogen decarboxylase codes for MSSEIVNYIGYAASVFIVLSFILKDLTKIRIVNLIGCICFVIYGIFSGMLWPVIIPNAIICFVQIYHLVTAKKK; via the coding sequence ATGAGTTCTGAGATCGTCAATTATATTGGTTATGCTGCTTCAGTTTTTATCGTTTTGAGTTTCATCCTTAAAGATTTAACCAAGATCAGGATTGTCAATTTGATAGGGTGTATCTGTTTTGTCATCTACGGAATTTTCAGCGGAATGCTTTGGCCGGTGATTATTCCCAACGCAATTATCTGTTTTGTACAGATTTATCATTTAGTGACAGCAAAGAAGAAATAA
- a CDS encoding glycosyltransferase family 4 protein, with product MAQKKILTSAFSNLYTDQRIEKVCKTLHENGYKVELIGNNWGGEEAMTRPYPFSRIHLVSKTLKTAYFEFNWKLYWELYKKADQNTILHANDLDALLPNYLLAKKLNIPLIFDSHEIFSEMPAVQGKMSQKLWRYLQNKIVPNLEFMITASGSYTKWFHNKYGIEPVVVQNAPRKIDFSIDIPSNNPKIILYQGAINPFRGIDKAILAMHHLENVIFKIAGDGPMKKEYEDLVLKENLRDKVQFLGKLLPDDLRKITLTADVGMSIEENGGESYEFSLPNKVLDCIQAKVPLILSPLPEMLNIKNQFNVGEIIENHEPKNIAAAIHLVLDKGRINYQSELQKASEVLCWENEETKLLGVFEKASKR from the coding sequence ATGGCTCAAAAAAAAATATTGACTTCTGCTTTTAGTAACCTTTACACCGATCAGAGAATCGAAAAAGTTTGTAAAACACTACACGAAAACGGATATAAAGTTGAGTTAATTGGTAACAATTGGGGTGGGGAAGAAGCAATGACCCGACCATATCCTTTTTCAAGAATACATCTTGTTTCTAAAACATTAAAAACCGCTTATTTTGAGTTTAACTGGAAACTTTATTGGGAGCTTTATAAAAAAGCAGATCAGAATACTATTCTTCATGCCAATGATTTGGATGCGTTACTGCCTAATTATCTTTTAGCTAAAAAATTGAATATTCCTTTGATATTCGACAGTCACGAGATCTTCTCTGAAATGCCTGCTGTACAAGGAAAAATGTCTCAAAAGTTATGGCGCTATCTGCAGAATAAAATCGTTCCGAATCTGGAATTCATGATTACGGCAAGCGGAAGTTATACAAAGTGGTTTCATAATAAATATGGAATTGAACCTGTTGTCGTTCAAAACGCACCAAGAAAAATTGATTTCTCAATAGATATTCCGTCAAATAATCCTAAAATAATTTTATATCAAGGCGCAATTAATCCTTTCCGTGGTATTGATAAAGCCATTTTGGCAATGCATCATCTTGAAAATGTTATTTTTAAAATTGCAGGAGACGGACCTATGAAAAAAGAATATGAAGATTTAGTTTTAAAGGAAAACCTTCGGGATAAAGTTCAGTTTTTAGGGAAATTACTTCCGGATGATTTAAGAAAAATCACATTGACTGCTGATGTCGGGATGAGTATAGAAGAAAATGGGGGCGAAAGCTATGAGTTTTCATTACCAAATAAGGTTTTAGACTGCATTCAGGCTAAAGTTCCTTTAATTTTATCTCCACTTCCGGAAATGTTAAATATTAAAAATCAGTTCAATGTTGGCGAAATCATTGAAAATCATGAGCCGAAGAATATTGCTGCAGCAATACATTTAGTTCTAGATAAAGGAAGAATAAATTATCAATCTGAATTACAAAAAGCTTCTGAAGTTCTTTGCTGGGAAAATGAGGAGACTAAATTATTAGGAGTTTTTGAAAAAGCGTCAAAACGATAA
- a CDS encoding SufE family protein: MTIKEKQQEIIDEFAFLEDWEQKYEYIIDLGKELKGLPEDKKKDDNLIKGCQSKVWIDAEFKDGKLFFNADSDGILPKGIVSLLVSIYSGHSTQEILDSDFEFISEIGLQEFLSPSRANGLMAMTKQIKFYAVAYQLKS, translated from the coding sequence ATGACCATTAAAGAAAAACAGCAGGAAATAATCGACGAGTTTGCGTTTCTTGAAGACTGGGAACAGAAATATGAGTATATCATAGATTTGGGCAAAGAACTGAAGGGGCTTCCGGAGGACAAGAAAAAAGATGATAATCTGATCAAGGGTTGCCAGAGCAAGGTTTGGATTGATGCTGAATTTAAAGATGGAAAACTATTTTTCAATGCAGATTCTGACGGAATTCTCCCAAAAGGAATTGTCTCTTTGCTCGTAAGCATTTACAGTGGTCATTCTACCCAGGAAATTCTTGATTCTGATTTTGAATTTATTTCTGAGATCGGTTTACAGGAATTTTTATCGCCATCCAGAGCCAACGGATTGATGGCGATGACCAAGCAAATCAAATTTTATGCAGTCGCATACCAACTGAAATCTTAG
- a CDS encoding glycosyltransferase family 9 protein, whose protein sequence is MTRILAYRFSAFGDVAMTVPVFREFLEQNPEVEIVMVSRSNFDSLFADIPNVIFHGIDLDDYKGFLGIRRLGKELLTLYQPDYVADLHDVIRSKILDKIYIRKGLKVFKINKGKEEKEYLTDVWNLNKIQLKKTVERYADVFRDMGFKVELSHQLRPKASQKSGIGFAPFAQHKGKMLPLEKSFEFVKILAEKNTVYFFGGGKKETETLESWEKQIPNTKSLAGKLNLSEELNRISQLEVMISMDSANMHLASIVGTRCVSIWGSTHPYAGFLGFGQSEDDVVQITDLTCRPCSVFGDKECFRGDWACLEELNVQKIIEKI, encoded by the coding sequence TTGACCAGAATTCTAGCATACCGTTTTTCCGCATTTGGTGATGTCGCTATGACTGTGCCTGTTTTCCGGGAGTTTTTGGAGCAAAATCCGGAGGTTGAAATTGTAATGGTTTCGAGGAGTAATTTTGATAGCTTATTTGCTGATATTCCGAACGTTATATTTCATGGGATAGATCTTGATGATTATAAAGGTTTCCTGGGAATCAGACGGTTGGGGAAAGAATTGCTTACATTGTATCAACCAGATTACGTTGCTGATCTGCATGATGTTATCCGTTCAAAAATATTAGATAAGATTTATATAAGAAAAGGCTTAAAGGTTTTTAAAATCAATAAAGGAAAAGAGGAAAAAGAATATCTTACCGATGTTTGGAATTTAAATAAAATTCAGCTTAAAAAGACTGTAGAGCGATATGCCGATGTTTTTCGAGATATGGGTTTTAAGGTCGAGCTTTCGCATCAATTAAGACCCAAAGCAAGTCAAAAATCAGGAATTGGTTTTGCACCGTTCGCTCAGCATAAAGGAAAAATGCTTCCTTTGGAAAAGTCTTTTGAGTTCGTAAAAATTTTAGCAGAAAAAAATACAGTTTATTTTTTCGGAGGCGGGAAAAAAGAAACAGAAACCCTCGAAAGTTGGGAAAAACAGATTCCCAATACCAAAAGTCTGGCAGGAAAACTCAATCTTTCAGAAGAACTGAATAGGATTTCTCAACTTGAAGTAATGATTTCGATGGATTCAGCTAATATGCATCTTGCGAGTATTGTAGGAACCCGTTGTGTTTCTATTTGGGGCTCTACTCATCCTTACGCAGGGTTTTTGGGATTCGGGCAAAGTGAAGATGATGTTGTTCAGATTACTGACCTTACTTGTCGCCCATGTTCTGTTTTTGGGGACAAAGAATGTTTCCGTGGCGATTGGGCTTGTTTAGAAGAGCTCAATGTGCAAAAGATCATCGAAAAAATCTAG
- a CDS encoding glycosyltransferase family 2 protein, with protein MKISICIPVYNFDVRELVYDLKREIASHSIDAEIILIDDGSDEGFKQINNELNNQVGQFILLEKNIGRSRIRNLFLDYSKTEYLLFLDCDGKIISTNFLQNYVDFLNENSDAAVIYGGRTVSEKPSSQKHILRWRFAVERENLPLEKRKIKPYLSFQTNNFLIKRDVFNRIKFNPDLRKYGYEDLVFSMDLKSAKIPVIHIDNPIYNNDVEDGNVYLRKVEESVESLLLMLKDYDLSQKLAEIKLVKAYQLVCKKGLKYPGLILFSLFEKFLKKNLLSRNPNLKFLDLYKLGLMLKKAK; from the coding sequence ATGAAAATCTCTATATGCATTCCGGTTTATAATTTTGATGTAAGAGAATTGGTTTATGACCTTAAGAGAGAAATAGCAAGCCATTCAATCGATGCAGAAATTATTCTTATTGATGATGGGTCGGACGAAGGATTCAAACAAATAAATAATGAGCTCAATAATCAGGTAGGTCAATTTATTTTACTTGAAAAAAATATTGGAAGATCTCGAATAAGAAATTTATTTTTGGATTATTCGAAAACTGAGTACCTTCTATTTTTAGATTGTGACGGAAAAATTATTTCTACAAATTTTCTTCAAAACTATGTCGATTTTTTAAATGAAAATTCTGATGCAGCTGTTATTTATGGTGGAAGAACGGTTTCGGAAAAACCTTCTTCACAAAAGCATATTTTAAGATGGAGGTTTGCTGTAGAACGAGAAAATTTACCCTTAGAAAAGAGAAAAATAAAGCCTTATTTAAGTTTTCAGACGAATAATTTTCTTATAAAAAGAGATGTTTTTAATAGAATTAAATTTAATCCTGATCTCCGGAAATATGGCTATGAAGATTTAGTATTTTCAATGGATTTAAAATCAGCAAAAATTCCTGTGATTCATATTGATAATCCGATTTATAATAATGATGTAGAAGATGGAAATGTTTATTTGAGGAAAGTTGAAGAATCTGTAGAAAGTCTTTTACTCATGCTGAAAGACTATGATTTAAGCCAAAAATTAGCGGAAATTAAATTGGTGAAAGCATATCAGTTAGTTTGTAAAAAAGGATTAAAATATCCTGGCTTAATTTTGTTTTCTTTATTTGAAAAATTTCTAAAAAAGAATCTGCTTTCCAGAAATCCTAATCTGAAGTTTTTAGATTTATATAAGCTTGGATTGATGCTCAAGAAAGCAAAATAA
- a CDS encoding ISAon1 family transposase N-terminal region protein, producing MLNDAELLKLFLPELLIEHFEIVKVEEENKIVHIYFDEKNTAPKEFSSLLLQSKGFVPEITVDDFPLRGKTVKLHIKRRRWTDTKTGNIIQRDWNLIAKGTRMTQDFAEFLKKISRY from the coding sequence ATGTTAAACGATGCCGAACTCCTCAAATTATTTTTACCTGAACTCTTGATTGAGCATTTTGAGATTGTAAAAGTTGAAGAAGAAAACAAAATCGTCCACATTTACTTTGACGAGAAAAATACAGCTCCGAAAGAATTTTCTTCTCTGTTATTGCAGTCAAAAGGTTTTGTTCCGGAAATTACCGTTGACGATTTTCCTCTTCGTGGAAAAACAGTAAAACTCCACATCAAACGCAGAAGATGGACCGATACAAAAACCGGCAACATCATCCAAAGAGATTGGAATCTCATTGCCAAAGGAACCCGCATGACACAGGATTTTGCCGAGTTCTTAAAAAAAATCAGCCGATACTAA
- a CDS encoding ISAon1 family transposase: MYGVDGRKFQRQYKQSISNFKNWKQKSHAEDWILYPENLSHHLSLDEVALSDGELYTVLTSKKARGRKGSIVAIIKGTNSDTVIEYLLKINKKLRLNVKGITLDMAGSMKLIAKRCFPNATQIIDRFHVQKLAIEALQELRISHRWEAIEQENNLLMEAKEKKNNPGIETFENGDTRKQLLARSRYLLYKTREKWTASQNQRAEILFSQYPDLEKAYNLSDGLRKIYNQNIQKSVAMLKLAHWFKEVEESRFKAFSVLRKTIMNHYNEILNYFERRSTNASAESFNAKIKNFRLQLRGVRDKAFFLFRLSKLFA; this comes from the coding sequence ATGTATGGCGTGGATGGCAGGAAATTTCAAAGGCAATACAAGCAAAGCATCAGCAATTTTAAAAACTGGAAACAAAAATCACACGCCGAGGATTGGATTCTCTATCCCGAAAACCTCTCACACCACCTATCTCTCGATGAAGTTGCTCTTTCTGATGGCGAATTGTACACTGTTCTGACCTCCAAAAAAGCAAGGGGCAGAAAAGGCAGTATTGTCGCCATTATCAAAGGAACCAACAGTGATACCGTAATAGAATATCTCTTAAAAATCAACAAAAAACTAAGGTTAAATGTAAAAGGAATTACTTTGGATATGGCAGGTTCTATGAAGCTCATCGCCAAAAGATGTTTTCCCAATGCCACACAAATTATCGACCGATTCCATGTCCAGAAATTAGCCATAGAAGCGTTGCAGGAATTAAGGATAAGCCACCGTTGGGAAGCTATTGAGCAAGAAAACAACCTGCTCATGGAAGCAAAAGAAAAGAAAAACAACCCCGGGATTGAAACTTTTGAAAATGGCGATACCCGAAAGCAACTTTTGGCAAGAAGCAGGTATTTACTCTACAAAACCAGAGAAAAATGGACTGCATCGCAAAATCAGCGAGCTGAAATCTTATTCTCGCAATATCCTGATTTAGAAAAAGCGTACAATTTATCTGATGGCTTGAGGAAAATTTACAACCAAAACATTCAAAAATCCGTTGCAATGTTGAAACTGGCACATTGGTTCAAAGAGGTGGAAGAATCAAGATTTAAAGCTTTCTCGGTGCTCAGAAAAACCATAATGAATCATTACAATGAGATTCTCAATTATTTTGAAAGAAGAAGCACGAATGCTTCCGCCGAGTCTTTCAATGCGAAAATAAAAAACTTCAGATTGCAATTAAGAGGTGTGCGGGATAAAGCATTTTTTCTGTTCAGGTTGTCTAAACTTTTTGCCTAG
- a CDS encoding bifunctional folylpolyglutamate synthase/dihydrofolate synthase, with product MTNAQYQEAVEWLFVQAPNYQRDGQKAYKPGLENISRLCAFFNNPQDKIKCIHIGGTNGKGSTSNMLSSVLQESGYKTGLYNSPHLIDFTERIKVDGKNCDKEFVYHFILKLQTLPEDILPSFFEFTTIMAFEYFAQQKVDLAIIEVGLGGRLDSTNIINPLVAAITNVQLDHQNILGNTIEEIAYEKAGIIKNDTPIIFGDDNEIVKNIIKSKAAKENASFIDASLLKTELKSDLKGNYQNKNIKVVLSLIEELQKLNYNISDKNIETGLLNVHKNTGFIGRWFEFSHNPLTICDTAHNQAGLESVFEQLNAIEKRKHVILGFVNDKNIDDVMGLLPKNSEFYFANPSINRGRHPLDYEDLLKKSKINYKIFDSVQEAYLSAKQECTNAEMIFIGGSNFVVGDFLEKNLEISE from the coding sequence ATGACAAACGCACAATATCAGGAAGCCGTAGAATGGCTTTTCGTTCAGGCGCCAAACTATCAAAGAGATGGGCAAAAAGCGTACAAACCAGGACTGGAGAATATCTCAAGACTCTGCGCTTTTTTTAACAACCCACAAGATAAAATAAAATGCATTCATATTGGGGGAACCAATGGAAAAGGGTCTACCAGCAATATGCTTTCTTCGGTTCTTCAGGAGTCGGGTTATAAAACAGGACTGTATAATTCTCCGCATCTTATTGATTTTACCGAGCGCATTAAAGTAGACGGTAAAAATTGTGATAAAGAATTTGTCTATCATTTTATTTTAAAACTACAAACGCTTCCCGAAGATATACTTCCTTCTTTTTTTGAATTTACTACAATTATGGCGTTTGAGTATTTTGCTCAGCAAAAGGTCGACCTTGCCATTATTGAGGTTGGCTTGGGAGGGAGATTAGATTCTACAAATATTATTAATCCTTTGGTTGCAGCGATTACGAATGTACAACTCGATCATCAGAATATTTTAGGAAACACGATCGAAGAAATTGCCTACGAAAAAGCAGGAATTATAAAAAATGATACGCCCATAATTTTCGGTGACGATAATGAAATAGTAAAAAATATTATTAAATCTAAAGCAGCTAAAGAAAACGCTTCATTTATTGATGCTTCTTTATTAAAAACCGAGTTAAAATCTGATCTGAAAGGAAATTACCAAAATAAAAACATTAAGGTTGTCTTAAGCCTAATTGAAGAGTTGCAAAAACTCAATTATAATATCTCCGATAAAAATATTGAAACCGGACTCTTGAACGTTCATAAAAACACAGGGTTCATCGGTCGTTGGTTTGAATTTTCTCATAATCCTCTGACTATTTGTGACACCGCACACAATCAGGCAGGTTTAGAATCTGTTTTTGAGCAACTGAATGCCATTGAAAAACGCAAACATGTTATTTTAGGGTTCGTCAATGACAAAAACATTGATGATGTAATGGGTTTACTGCCTAAGAATTCTGAGTTTTATTTTGCAAACCCATCCATCAACAGGGGAAGACATCCATTAGACTATGAAGATTTACTAAAAAAATCAAAAATAAATTACAAAATTTTTGATTCTGTACAAGAAGCCTATCTTTCTGCAAAACAAGAATGTACGAATGCAGAAATGATTTTTATTGGCGGCAGCAACTTTGTAGTGGGAGATTTTTTAGAAAAAAATTTGGAGATTTCCGAATAA
- a CDS encoding TolC family protein: MKKVLTIVLGLAFAGLSAQQKWSLRECVDYAVKHNLQVIQNEYSKQLQDSSLKIAQRNYLPSVSANVGNNVSFGQASLGTGSIRNDRFSNSANLGADILVYNNGRLEKTIRKSQFDVEASQYDIETIKNDISLQIAQQYLTTLLNKEIVKISQSATDNAKKQFDRAKITTEVGTTAQTIVAEAEAAWAREKQNLKTAEINVGRSLFALAQLLQLKDYKDFDVEDVQVDDKLTPQLVSVDDVLSIAYENQPQIKAAESRIKSAEAQTEITKTSFWPTLTASLGIGSFYNNLLNTSYSGFDQFGNAAREPSFFKQYKDNFGQQGGLSLNIPIFNKGITKLQVEQSKINENIAKTTLEQQKQNVRQSVQQAQFDVDSNYEVYLAAVEAEKSTKLAMEFADKSYTAGRTTIYDLNIARNNYANAQGSVEQAKFNYLFSIKLLNFYSGIPLSL, from the coding sequence ATGAAAAAAGTTTTGACGATTGTTTTGGGATTAGCCTTTGCGGGATTAAGCGCTCAGCAGAAATGGTCTTTGCGTGAATGTGTAGACTATGCGGTAAAGCACAATCTGCAGGTAATTCAGAATGAATATTCAAAACAGCTTCAGGATTCTAGTCTTAAAATTGCCCAGAGAAATTACCTTCCTTCTGTAAGCGCAAACGTAGGAAATAACGTGAGTTTTGGGCAGGCTTCTTTGGGAACAGGAAGTATCAGAAACGACAGATTCAGCAATTCTGCTAATTTGGGAGCTGATATTTTGGTTTACAACAACGGCAGACTTGAAAAAACAATCAGAAAATCTCAGTTTGATGTTGAGGCAAGTCAATATGATATTGAAACCATTAAAAATGATATTTCGCTGCAGATTGCTCAACAATATTTAACGACTTTACTCAATAAGGAAATTGTAAAGATTTCTCAAAGCGCAACAGATAATGCCAAAAAACAATTTGACAGAGCAAAAATAACTACAGAAGTAGGTACCACCGCCCAAACTATTGTTGCAGAAGCAGAAGCGGCCTGGGCAAGAGAAAAACAAAACTTAAAGACAGCAGAGATCAATGTTGGAAGAAGCTTATTTGCTTTGGCGCAGTTGCTTCAGTTAAAAGATTATAAAGATTTTGATGTAGAAGATGTGCAAGTTGATGATAAGCTTACGCCTCAGTTAGTTTCTGTAGATGATGTGTTAAGCATCGCTTATGAAAATCAGCCACAAATAAAAGCGGCAGAAAGCAGAATAAAATCAGCAGAAGCGCAGACCGAAATTACCAAAACTTCTTTCTGGCCAACTCTTACGGCGAGTTTGGGAATAGGAAGTTTTTATAACAATTTATTGAATACAAGCTATTCAGGCTTTGATCAGTTTGGAAATGCTGCAAGGGAACCTTCTTTTTTCAAGCAATACAAAGATAACTTTGGACAACAGGGCGGACTGAGTTTAAATATTCCGATTTTCAATAAAGGAATTACCAAACTTCAGGTAGAGCAGTCAAAAATCAATGAAAATATTGCTAAAACTACTTTAGAACAGCAAAAACAAAATGTAAGACAAAGCGTACAACAAGCTCAGTTTGATGTTGATTCCAATTACGAAGTATATCTTGCAGCAGTAGAAGCTGAAAAAAGCACAAAATTAGCCATGGAATTTGCCGACAAAAGTTACACTGCGGGTCGTACAACAATTTATGATCTAAATATTGCCCGAAACAATTATGCCAATGCTCAAGGTTCAGTAGAGCAGGCTAAATTTAATTATCTTTTCAGTATTAAATTATTGAATTTCTATTCAGGAATTCCGCTAAGTTTGTAA
- a CDS encoding SprT-like domain-containing protein yields MSIQSLEKYLPQNTLLYLKKWFSSHYIHIKVTKNRNSKLGDYRKLRDNSHEITINSTLAPQLFFFVLTHELAHLIAFEKFGRKIAPHGIEWKHTFREMLLESIDVYEEDLKPIIIKFSRSPKANFMASPDLVKYFHIENQDDDEVYIEKLSKGENFIYRDEKYLLEGLIKKNYLCMNLATGRKYSFKPLARVKKCS; encoded by the coding sequence ATGTCTATTCAGTCTTTAGAAAAATATTTACCTCAGAATACACTTTTGTATTTAAAGAAATGGTTTTCAAGTCATTATATTCATATAAAAGTTACTAAAAATAGAAATTCGAAGCTTGGAGATTACCGTAAATTAAGGGATAATTCGCATGAAATTACCATCAATTCTACGTTGGCTCCGCAGCTCTTCTTTTTTGTGTTGACCCACGAGTTGGCGCATCTTATCGCTTTCGAAAAATTCGGAAGAAAAATTGCTCCGCACGGTATCGAATGGAAACATACTTTCAGGGAAATGCTTCTGGAAAGTATAGATGTTTATGAAGAAGATCTGAAGCCGATTATTATTAAATTTTCCAGATCTCCGAAAGCCAATTTTATGGCAAGCCCGGATCTTGTAAAATATTTTCATATTGAAAATCAGGATGATGATGAGGTTTATATAGAAAAGCTCAGTAAAGGAGAGAATTTCATCTATCGAGACGAAAAGTATTTGTTGGAAGGTCTGATTAAAAAAAACTATCTTTGTATGAATCTGGCTACAGGGCGAAAGTATTCTTTCAAACCGCTGGCGAGAGTGAAAAAATGCAGTTAA
- a CDS encoding mannose-1-phosphate guanylyltransferase, translating into MSKSDKYCVIMAGGIGSRFWPLSTQKFPKQFQDILGTGRTMIQQTYDRISKIIPNENIFVITNKEYVGLSHQQLPEIPEDNVVGEPLMKNTAACNLYMANKIAEVNPDATMIVLPADHLILKEDIFLEKVELAFSIASTHDYLLTLGITPTRPDTGYGYIQFVEEKDSDYYKVKTFTEKPILEIAKSFLESGDFLWNAGIFIWNVKSIHKAFEMFLPDMTQQFMACEYNAEAEVSCIELIYPKIQKISIDNGILEKAKNVHVIPADLGWSDLGTWTSVFENSERDQNENAINIKTALTYDSTGNIIHVKNNKAVVIDGLQDFIVVDTDKVLLICPREHDQQIKDYVLDLKSLKKGEKFM; encoded by the coding sequence ATGTCAAAATCAGATAAATACTGTGTGATTATGGCGGGAGGAATCGGTAGTAGATTCTGGCCTTTGAGCACACAGAAATTCCCTAAACAATTTCAGGACATTTTGGGAACGGGTCGTACGATGATTCAACAGACTTATGACAGAATCAGTAAGATTATTCCCAACGAAAATATATTTGTAATTACCAATAAAGAATATGTTGGGCTTTCTCATCAGCAGTTACCGGAAATTCCTGAAGATAATGTAGTGGGTGAGCCTCTGATGAAAAACACAGCTGCATGCAATCTTTACATGGCAAACAAAATTGCCGAAGTGAATCCCGATGCTACGATGATTGTGCTTCCTGCAGATCATTTAATTTTAAAAGAAGACATTTTTTTAGAGAAAGTAGAATTGGCATTTAGCATTGCGTCAACACATGATTATCTGTTGACGTTAGGCATTACACCAACAAGACCAGACACCGGTTACGGATATATTCAGTTTGTTGAAGAAAAAGATTCAGACTATTATAAAGTTAAAACTTTTACAGAAAAACCGATTCTTGAAATTGCTAAAAGTTTCCTTGAAAGCGGAGATTTTCTTTGGAATGCAGGGATTTTTATCTGGAATGTAAAATCTATTCATAAAGCTTTTGAAATGTTTCTTCCGGATATGACTCAGCAGTTTATGGCTTGCGAATACAATGCCGAAGCTGAAGTAAGCTGTATAGAACTCATTTATCCTAAAATTCAGAAAATATCGATCGATAACGGAATTTTAGAAAAAGCTAAAAATGTGCATGTAATTCCTGCCGATTTAGGTTGGAGCGATCTCGGAACCTGGACTTCAGTTTTCGAAAACAGCGAAAGGGATCAGAACGAAAATGCAATCAATATAAAAACGGCGCTTACTTACGATTCTACAGGGAATATTATTCATGTGAAAAATAATAAGGCTGTGGTCATAGACGGTTTACAGGATTTTATCGTTGTAGATACAGACAAAGTATTGTTAATTTGCCCGAGAGAGCACGATCAGCAGATTAAAGACTATGTTTTAGACTTAAAAAGCCTGAAAAAAGGCGAAAAATTTATGTAA
- a CDS encoding GNAT family N-acetyltransferase: MSPKNNPSKKEDKFYETERLLIRPISLEDADLIFEMYNMPRFIKFIGDRHIKTISDAENYIKDKFLPQIERVGFGNYLIVLKEGSQKIGAVGIFEREGLDVVDIGFSVLEKFEGKGLMFEAAQKIKSVGMEDLGLNKISAITVKDNFSSQKLIERLGLKFQKYVTLPNENEELMYYETE; the protein is encoded by the coding sequence ATGAGCCCAAAAAACAACCCATCAAAAAAAGAAGATAAATTTTACGAAACAGAAAGGCTTTTGATTCGTCCGATATCTTTGGAGGATGCTGATCTGATTTTCGAGATGTATAACATGCCGAGGTTTATCAAATTTATTGGTGATCGTCATATAAAAACGATTTCTGATGCTGAAAATTACATTAAAGACAAGTTTTTGCCTCAAATTGAAAGAGTAGGATTTGGAAATTATCTTATTGTTTTAAAAGAAGGAAGCCAAAAAATAGGTGCGGTAGGAATCTTTGAAAGAGAAGGTCTTGATGTTGTAGATATCGGGTTTTCTGTTCTTGAAAAATTTGAGGGTAAAGGCCTTATGTTTGAAGCTGCTCAGAAAATAAAATCTGTCGGAATGGAAGATCTTGGATTAAATAAAATTTCTGCCATTACCGTAAAAGACAATTTTTCTTCACAAAAATTAATTGAAAGATTAGGTTTAAAATTCCAAAAATATGTAACGCTTCCCAATGAAAATGAAGAGTTGATGTATTACGAAACGGAATGA
- the bcp gene encoding thioredoxin-dependent thiol peroxidase, producing the protein MLKVGDQLPQFEGINQDGETINSQKLIGKKLVIFFYPQANTPTCTVEACNLSDNYSQLEKAGFQLLGISGDTVKKQKNFHSKFAFPYDLIADESRDIIEKFGVWQEKKTFGKTYMGIVRTTFIFDEKGICTRVIEKVTSKTAAAQILEG; encoded by the coding sequence ATGCTGAAAGTTGGAGACCAATTACCACAATTTGAAGGAATCAATCAGGACGGAGAAACAATTAATTCACAAAAATTAATTGGAAAAAAATTAGTTATTTTCTTTTATCCGCAAGCGAATACACCAACCTGCACTGTGGAAGCTTGTAATCTGAGTGATAATTATTCTCAATTGGAAAAAGCAGGATTTCAGCTTTTAGGAATAAGTGGAGATACCGTTAAAAAACAGAAAAATTTTCACAGCAAATTTGCTTTTCCTTATGATTTAATTGCTGATGAAAGTCGTGATATTATCGAGAAATTCGGAGTTTGGCAGGAGAAAAAAACTTTCGGAAAAACGTATATGGGAATCGTGAGAACTACCTTTATTTTCGATGAAAAAGGAATTTGCACCAGAGTTATCGAAAAAGTAACTTCTAAAACTGCAGCAGCTCAGATTTTGGAGGGATAA